One genomic region from Desulfomonilaceae bacterium encodes:
- a CDS encoding DVU0150 family protein, producing the protein MRKHFRRLLALGAAVFTVFLPELVRAAGPAAEMLIVVADSRRVGAGWARYFVDSYNTNPLWFGLECTIITAFMGVTLGLITDQIMKHVGIDLTSRKIIEH; encoded by the coding sequence ATGAGAAAACATTTTCGCAGGTTGCTCGCTTTGGGCGCAGCCGTTTTCACCGTATTTTTACCCGAGCTTGTAAGGGCAGCCGGTCCCGCTGCAGAAATGCTCATCGTTGTAGCGGACAGTCGTAGGGTGGGCGCCGGATGGGCGCGATACTTCGTGGATTCGTACAACACAAACCCCCTATGGTTCGGACTCGAGTGCACGATAATAACAGCTTTCATGGGAGTCACCCTCGGGTTAATCACAGATCAAATCATGAAACATGTTGGGATCGACCTGACATCCAGAAAAATTATCGAGCATTGA
- a CDS encoding sulfite exporter TauE/SafE family protein produces MLEWYTMYMPISGVDIFWPGLVLIGFSVGCIGGFFGMGGAWMVTPGLNILGFPMAFAIGTDIAHIAGKSMISTFRHAKFGNVDYKLGLIMIVGTVIGIEIGAQIVMYLERLGQVGPVVRWAYIVLLALICIMVFYDYYKADKKRKAGDIGERGAEGITWYKTLHRIKIPPMVHFKTAGFTCSAWLPIMVSFLTGILAGFLGIGGGLIRMPALVYLIGCPTHIAVGTDLFEVMISGLYGTFTYGAKGRIEIYAVFVMLLGAAIGAQIGTVATKYAKGYGIRVAFGLAVLACMVSIILKQYKIDTAATVLILGAVGSICVYICWIMFSGAAKELREKKAASHQV; encoded by the coding sequence ATGTTGGAATGGTACACCATGTATATGCCCATTTCAGGCGTAGATATATTCTGGCCTGGATTGGTCTTGATAGGCTTCTCTGTAGGATGTATCGGCGGATTCTTTGGAATGGGCGGCGCCTGGATGGTTACTCCCGGTCTAAACATCCTGGGTTTCCCGATGGCTTTCGCAATCGGGACGGATATAGCGCATATAGCCGGTAAATCGATGATCTCAACATTTCGACATGCTAAGTTTGGAAATGTCGATTATAAGTTGGGACTTATAATGATCGTAGGAACGGTTATCGGTATAGAAATCGGCGCTCAGATAGTCATGTACCTTGAGCGCTTAGGCCAGGTGGGTCCGGTTGTCCGATGGGCATATATCGTACTCCTCGCCCTAATTTGTATTATGGTTTTCTATGATTATTACAAAGCGGACAAGAAAAGGAAAGCTGGAGATATTGGAGAGCGCGGAGCCGAAGGTATCACCTGGTATAAGACACTCCATCGGATCAAGATACCCCCAATGGTTCATTTTAAAACAGCGGGATTTACCTGTTCGGCCTGGCTGCCGATTATGGTGAGTTTCCTCACAGGTATACTGGCAGGGTTCCTGGGAATCGGTGGTGGGTTGATTCGCATGCCCGCCCTCGTTTACCTGATTGGCTGTCCGACACATATAGCGGTCGGAACAGATCTGTTCGAGGTTATGATTTCCGGACTCTACGGAACATTCACTTATGGAGCCAAAGGCCGAATTGAAATCTACGCTGTTTTCGTAATGCTGCTCGGCGCGGCAATTGGGGCCCAGATAGGAACCGTCGCCACAAAATACGCCAAGGGATATGGCATTCGTGTCGCTTTTGGTCTGGCGGTTCTAGCGTGTATGGTTTCCATAATTCTTAAGCAGTACAAAATCGATACAGCAGCTACAGTGCTGATATTGGGAGCGGTAGGAAGCATTTGTGTCTACATTTGCTGGATAATGTTTAGTGGCGCGGCCAAAGAATTGCGGGAAAAGAAGGCCGCTTCTCATCAGGTCTAA
- a CDS encoding NFACT family protein has translation MELATIQKVVAELNAELVGAMISKIFQPLPRELALKLYLPGRGERRLMLSADPQRGRIHLTTLRIPNPPRPPRFCAFLRAHLSNARITRFSCLSDDRIVTISCEMGPREARLKRNLTLELLGRDSNIIYIDADKNLILDCLHHIPDKADGKRAVYPGLNYQLPPKKTNERSPSVSKRTFLETVDPIPGSTTPRAPSLLTESGQIEVVMPSPTNDRVDAFYSSLLTGALIENFRREVSRPVRSKIRSLETRSRKIEKDIERLEKYTQHGKSGELLKTVLGSVRKGASNVDVIDWETGETVNVPLNPALAPVANMRRFFALSAKGKRGILTAKDRLERTLEEKRALEDLLFFVEEAQTQEELESLSSETNVNRKIDHGSPQGQKRKKPIHRSQPPVREYVSPSGLKVFVGKSSLGNDFILRNKAHEGDTWFHVKDAPGSHVVLTSRTIVELAITDLLYCASLAALHSRLKNSVKAEVIYTDVKNVFRVKAGPPGQVTVRDYKTLIVNLGEKAVN, from the coding sequence ATGGAATTGGCTACGATTCAAAAAGTGGTAGCCGAACTCAACGCTGAACTTGTCGGAGCCATGATTTCTAAAATTTTCCAACCTCTTCCTCGAGAACTTGCTCTTAAACTGTATTTACCGGGTAGAGGGGAAAGACGACTCATGTTGAGCGCTGATCCGCAACGTGGCAGAATACATCTGACAACTCTGAGGATACCAAATCCGCCGAGGCCACCCCGATTTTGCGCCTTTCTGAGGGCCCATCTCTCAAACGCGAGAATAACGCGGTTTTCATGCCTTAGTGATGATAGAATTGTAACCATTTCATGCGAAATGGGACCTCGAGAAGCCAGATTGAAACGCAATTTAACTCTGGAGTTGTTAGGCCGAGACTCCAATATTATTTATATAGACGCGGACAAAAACTTGATTTTGGACTGTCTCCACCATATTCCAGACAAAGCCGATGGAAAGAGAGCCGTATATCCTGGCCTGAACTACCAGCTTCCCCCAAAAAAAACAAACGAGAGGTCCCCTTCAGTTAGTAAACGTACATTTCTCGAAACGGTTGATCCTATTCCTGGATCAACTACGCCAAGAGCGCCATCGTTGTTGACCGAGTCTGGACAAATCGAAGTCGTTATGCCTTCTCCGACCAATGATCGGGTTGACGCCTTTTACAGTAGTCTGCTCACCGGCGCGTTAATCGAAAATTTTCGACGTGAGGTTTCTCGACCTGTGCGTTCAAAAATCCGTTCATTAGAAACCCGAAGTCGTAAAATAGAGAAAGACATCGAACGACTGGAAAAATATACTCAGCATGGAAAATCCGGCGAACTTCTCAAAACCGTTTTGGGTAGTGTTCGAAAAGGCGCTTCAAATGTCGACGTGATTGATTGGGAGACTGGTGAGACGGTCAATGTTCCCCTTAACCCAGCCTTGGCGCCAGTGGCGAACATGCGGAGGTTTTTCGCTCTCTCGGCAAAAGGCAAGCGAGGAATTCTTACTGCCAAGGATAGGCTGGAACGTACTTTGGAAGAGAAGAGGGCGCTGGAGGATCTACTATTTTTTGTTGAAGAAGCTCAAACTCAGGAAGAACTGGAATCCTTGTCTTCAGAAACAAATGTGAATCGAAAAATTGATCACGGTTCCCCTCAGGGCCAAAAGAGGAAGAAACCTATTCACCGTTCCCAACCACCTGTTCGTGAGTACGTCAGTCCATCAGGCCTAAAAGTGTTTGTCGGCAAAAGTTCGTTGGGCAACGATTTTATTCTCAGGAACAAAGCTCACGAAGGGGACACATGGTTCCATGTCAAGGACGCTCCAGGTTCGCACGTCGTTCTGACCTCCAGGACCATCGTGGAACTTGCTATTACTGACCTGCTGTATTGCGCGTCACTAGCCGCCCTTCATTCCAGATTGAAGAATTCGGTAAAAGCAGAGGTAATTTACACTGATGTCAAAAATGTGTTCAGGGTAAAAGCAGGACCGCCGGGGCAAGTCACGGTAAGGGATTACAAGACATTGATCGTTAATTTGGGAGAAAAGGCTGTAAATTAG
- a CDS encoding aminotransferase class I/II-fold pyridoxal phosphate-dependent enzyme codes for MTLETRTIELLPEALKILESGFAELPEFTPIIQIESIQEVLNEAASRMKDNYPYHHPYYIGQMLKPPHPVARLAYILSLWINPNNHALDGGRASSAMEKEAVAQIAKMFGWDSFVGHLCSGGTMANLEALWISGRLKPDQVVLASEQAHYTHSRICSVLKIPFDSVRADDKAKMSVSALKQRLDQGNVGTVVVTLGTTATGSIDPLPEILELQRFYGFRIHVDAAYGGYFILLEDLPSEIRKAYDAMGQADSIVIDPHKHGLQPYGCGCVIFKDPSVGVYYKHDSPYTYFTSSELHLGEISLECSRPGSSAVALWATQKMLPMVKGGEFAGDLLKCRLAALNFFERIESDSRFMTGPRPELDIVVWAVKSHSASDASRLADLVFETAAQKQLHLAKANLPRSLFEGHWKDFEWNQDHITCLRSVLMKPESLEWTDRIWNVLSAAVNEVLERRP; via the coding sequence ATGACATTGGAAACCAGAACCATTGAACTACTTCCGGAAGCCTTGAAGATCCTGGAATCGGGATTCGCTGAATTGCCCGAGTTTACGCCAATAATACAGATTGAATCAATACAGGAAGTCCTAAATGAGGCGGCGTCCCGAATGAAGGACAATTATCCTTATCATCATCCGTATTATATTGGCCAAATGCTGAAACCTCCGCACCCTGTCGCTCGGCTGGCGTACATCTTGTCCTTATGGATAAATCCAAATAACCATGCCCTCGATGGAGGTCGCGCAAGCTCCGCCATGGAGAAGGAAGCTGTAGCCCAGATCGCTAAAATGTTTGGGTGGGACTCCTTTGTCGGGCACCTTTGTAGTGGCGGGACAATGGCGAATCTCGAAGCGCTGTGGATTTCCGGCCGCCTGAAACCGGACCAGGTGGTTCTTGCTTCTGAGCAGGCCCACTATACTCATTCCAGAATCTGTTCTGTTTTGAAAATACCTTTTGATTCGGTCCGTGCGGATGACAAAGCTAAAATGAGCGTCTCCGCCTTAAAGCAACGCCTTGACCAGGGCAATGTCGGAACAGTAGTCGTCACGCTAGGCACTACAGCCACAGGATCGATAGATCCGTTACCTGAGATACTTGAACTGCAGCGATTTTATGGATTCAGAATTCATGTCGATGCGGCTTACGGAGGTTATTTCATTTTGTTGGAAGACCTCCCCTCTGAAATCCGTAAGGCGTACGATGCGATGGGTCAGGCGGATTCAATAGTCATCGATCCCCACAAGCACGGGCTTCAACCTTATGGTTGTGGCTGTGTGATCTTTAAGGACCCATCGGTAGGCGTTTATTACAAGCACGACTCCCCTTACACCTATTTTACTTCATCCGAACTTCACCTAGGGGAAATTAGCCTGGAGTGTTCAAGGCCGGGATCATCGGCTGTGGCTTTATGGGCCACCCAGAAGATGCTTCCAATGGTCAAGGGAGGCGAATTTGCCGGGGATCTTCTTAAATGCCGTTTAGCCGCTCTTAATTTTTTTGAAAGAATTGAATCTGATTCAAGATTCATGACAGGGCCTCGGCCCGAGTTGGACATTGTGGTCTGGGCAGTCAAGTCGCACTCGGCGTCAGACGCTTCCAGACTTGCCGACCTTGTTTTTGAAACGGCTGCGCAAAAGCAGCTCCATCTGGCAAAAGCAAATCTGCCCAGAAGTCTGTTCGAAGGCCACTGGAAGGATTTTGAATGGAATCAAGATCATATAACATGTCTTAGAAGCGTACTCATGAAACCAGAATCACTCGAATGGACGGACCGAATATGGAATGTTCTGTCAGCCGCTGTTAATGAAGTTCTTGAGCGACGCCCTTAG
- a CDS encoding PHP domain-containing protein, with protein sequence MARFTPGPSIDLHVHTSMSDGTMTPEELVQYAATIGLRAVAITDHDTLDGIEPALMAVRNLELDLEIVPGVEISADYDLGILHVLGFFVKSDNSDLQKSLNFLRIERRSRIAKILSKLLAQNVFIRDEEVKKAASGGVPGRPHVANLMFRKGYVKTIQEAFDRYLRKGACAYVPKVKLPAYKAIQLISSAGGIPVMAHPYSLNQNDPERFEEILLSLIDMGLRGIEAYYPTHTREQTRMYVRLASKFDMVITGGTDYHGGNKPGVELGLFPDRPPLPYSLLEDMKKRLSDF encoded by the coding sequence TTGGCGCGTTTTACCCCAGGCCCATCTATAGACCTGCACGTCCACACATCAATGTCCGATGGTACCATGACACCTGAAGAGCTGGTTCAGTACGCGGCTACCATCGGCCTTAGGGCGGTCGCCATTACGGATCACGACACTCTGGACGGCATTGAACCCGCCTTGATGGCTGTTCGCAATCTCGAACTAGACCTTGAAATTGTTCCAGGAGTAGAAATCAGTGCGGATTATGATTTGGGGATTCTTCATGTTCTCGGGTTTTTTGTAAAATCTGACAACTCAGATCTGCAGAAGTCTTTGAACTTCCTAAGAATTGAGAGACGTTCCAGGATTGCCAAAATCCTGTCAAAGCTCTTGGCCCAGAACGTTTTCATCAGAGATGAAGAGGTGAAAAAGGCAGCTTCCGGAGGGGTTCCTGGCAGACCTCATGTGGCCAACCTGATGTTTAGAAAAGGGTACGTCAAGACTATTCAAGAGGCGTTCGACAGATATTTACGGAAAGGCGCCTGCGCTTACGTTCCCAAAGTAAAGCTGCCGGCTTACAAGGCTATACAATTGATTTCATCCGCAGGTGGAATACCCGTAATGGCTCACCCATACTCACTGAATCAGAATGATCCAGAACGTTTTGAAGAAATTCTGCTTTCTCTTATCGACATGGGATTGAGAGGGATCGAGGCCTATTATCCCACACATACCAGGGAACAAACTAGAATGTACGTGAGGCTCGCTTCCAAATTCGACATGGTGATCACTGGTGGAACTGACTATCATGGGGGCAACAAACCGGGAGTTGAGCTTGGATTGTTTCCCGATCGGCCTCCCCTACCGTATTCTCTGCTTGAAGACATGAAAAAGAGACTGAGTGATTTCTAA
- a CDS encoding alkaline phosphatase family protein codes for MTDFNKMVFVGLDGVPFSLLRNFFDLDIMPGLKKVAADGIFSPMDSSRPPISSVAWTSFMTGKDPGHHGIFGFTDIAKDAIRLTLPSFDDIRVPVIWNNFPEKRSVVVNLPFTYPARPLNGVLIAGFVAPIFERAVHPASLVPWLKSKGYRTDTDNVRARQNKRFLIEDLFSTLRALEEVVFTLAKEPWDIFIFVVTGTDRLNHFLFDALKNHTHPYHSESVFYYRKVDDFVSRFLARLDSKTRKVILSDHGFTDLKLQVNLNYLLRMRGYLGLNSMDARDISGVSPNSLAFAMDPTRIYINSKSRFRTGLLSDSQALETRARLKNDLIQFRISDLGPMASGLGANLNEPLFTEVKLKEEIYQGPCLEFAPDIVVTPRPGYDVKASINASSLCQKDIFTGVHTQDDAFVIVGDRETNEDFSKFNVSDISGLIPWKRGSVN; via the coding sequence ATGACAGACTTCAACAAAATGGTTTTTGTAGGGCTCGATGGCGTTCCGTTCTCGCTGTTACGAAACTTCTTTGATCTCGATATTATGCCTGGGCTGAAGAAAGTGGCCGCCGATGGAATCTTTAGTCCTATGGATTCCAGTAGGCCCCCTATCTCCAGTGTGGCCTGGACATCATTTATGACAGGAAAGGATCCCGGACATCATGGAATCTTCGGATTTACGGATATAGCCAAAGATGCAATCAGGTTAACCCTTCCGTCATTCGATGACATCAGAGTTCCTGTAATATGGAACAACTTTCCTGAAAAACGGTCTGTCGTGGTCAATCTGCCCTTCACCTATCCGGCCAGACCGCTCAATGGCGTTTTGATAGCGGGTTTTGTAGCTCCCATATTCGAGAGGGCGGTTCATCCGGCATCTCTGGTACCCTGGCTAAAATCTAAAGGATACAGAACCGACACTGACAATGTTAGGGCTCGTCAGAATAAGCGTTTCTTAATTGAAGATCTTTTTTCGACCTTGCGTGCGCTGGAAGAAGTGGTTTTTACTCTGGCCAAGGAACCATGGGACATTTTCATTTTTGTAGTGACAGGCACTGACAGGTTGAATCATTTCCTTTTTGACGCCTTGAAAAACCATACCCATCCCTATCATTCCGAATCAGTTTTCTATTATCGAAAGGTAGATGATTTTGTCTCGCGCTTTTTAGCAAGGCTTGACTCCAAGACTCGCAAGGTGATCCTGTCTGATCACGGATTCACGGACTTGAAGCTTCAGGTCAATCTGAACTACCTTTTAAGGATGAGAGGATATCTGGGCCTGAATTCTATGGATGCGAGAGATATTTCAGGCGTCAGCCCAAATTCTCTTGCGTTTGCTATGGATCCCACAAGGATTTACATCAATTCAAAGTCGAGATTCAGGACTGGTCTCCTTTCGGATAGTCAAGCTCTCGAAACCAGAGCTAGGCTGAAAAATGACCTGATCCAGTTCCGCATATCCGATTTGGGACCAATGGCCTCCGGGTTGGGCGCCAACCTGAATGAGCCCCTATTCACAGAAGTAAAACTCAAAGAGGAGATTTATCAGGGCCCCTGTCTTGAATTTGCTCCTGATATCGTCGTAACACCCAGGCCTGGATACGATGTTAAAGCGTCTATCAACGCAAGCAGCTTGTGTCAAAAAGACATCTTTACCGGTGTGCATACTCAGGACGACGCTTTTGTCATTGTTGGAGATCGGGAAACCAATGAGGATTTCTCGAAATTCAATGTTTCAGACATAAGCGGGTTGATCCCATGGAAAAGAGGCTCAGTAAATTGA
- a CDS encoding tRNA (cytidine(34)-2'-O)-methyltransferase: MFNVVLVNPEIPPNTGNIGRLCVAVGARLHLIKPLGFHIDDRSLRRAGLDYWKNVDLVVWENLEKYLESVDRDQIILTGSKRGDVYYNLKFNAWDHILFGPETSGLSQKLFDMFPARIARIPINLQKTRSLNLSTAAGIVVFEGLRQLGHIPG, from the coding sequence ATGTTCAATGTGGTCCTGGTCAACCCGGAAATTCCCCCAAATACCGGCAACATAGGTCGCCTTTGCGTAGCGGTAGGGGCTCGACTACATCTGATAAAACCACTTGGATTTCACATTGATGACAGAAGCTTACGAAGAGCTGGGCTGGATTATTGGAAAAATGTGGATCTGGTCGTCTGGGAAAATCTTGAAAAGTATCTTGAATCAGTCGATCGCGACCAAATCATTCTTACGGGATCAAAGCGGGGGGATGTCTATTACAACCTGAAATTCAACGCTTGGGACCACATCCTTTTTGGACCTGAAACATCGGGTTTATCCCAGAAACTCTTTGACATGTTCCCGGCAAGAATCGCCAGGATACCTATCAATCTTCAGAAGACGCGAAGTCTTAATTTATCCACAGCAGCAGGAATAGTTGTTTTCGAGGGCTTGAGGCAGTTGGGTCACATTCCGGGTTGA
- a CDS encoding response regulator: protein MSVIFHIEDESSVRLLYKEVFEEQGFQVIQARDAEEALKMLKGYKPDIIILDLKMPGIGGRGFLERFNRMKIKIPLIISTAYPYFTCDPSIPSVDAFIVKSGDMTELVNKVRELVAKGRA, encoded by the coding sequence ATGTCAGTAATTTTTCACATTGAAGACGAAAGTTCCGTAAGGCTTCTATACAAGGAGGTTTTTGAGGAACAAGGGTTCCAGGTAATACAGGCCAGAGACGCGGAAGAAGCCCTGAAAATGCTTAAAGGGTACAAACCGGACATAATAATTCTTGACCTTAAGATGCCTGGAATTGGAGGCAGAGGGTTTCTTGAAAGATTCAATCGTATGAAAATCAAGATTCCTCTAATAATTAGCACCGCCTACCCTTATTTCACCTGCGATCCCTCAATTCCCAGTGTTGACGCTTTTATTGTCAAATCCGGCGACATGACGGAACTTGTTAACAAAGTCAGAGAACTCGTTGCCAAAGGCAGGGCTTAA
- a CDS encoding LD-carboxypeptidase, which yields MKHVIPKPLIKGDLIGVAAVSGPVNISNLKKGVNFFHKLGLKIKFGSNIYDQLEYLAGPDKERSDGLNNLISDPDVKGIFFARGGYGSMRILPQIDYQAIRTQPKILMGMSDLTAVSMAVHRHCSLVTLAGPMLAGQISEVLDRDSEDFMIRALTEPLECFDMMGEFSSELKILRTGKTKGYLLGGCLSVLVSLLGTPYCPNFLNSVLFLEDVNEPAYKIDRMLTQMKLTGIFGSIRGVIIGHFSGNESEASKAVAERIVMEYTEYRRIPVISNYPHGHALPNITLPVGALVEFEASGSHVTLRCV from the coding sequence GTGAAACATGTAATTCCCAAACCCTTAATAAAAGGAGACTTGATTGGAGTCGCGGCAGTTTCAGGCCCCGTCAATATTTCCAATCTGAAAAAAGGAGTCAACTTTTTTCACAAACTGGGCCTAAAAATTAAATTTGGCTCAAACATTTATGACCAACTTGAATATCTGGCAGGTCCTGATAAGGAGCGTTCAGACGGGCTTAACAATTTGATATCAGATCCGGACGTTAAAGGAATTTTTTTCGCAAGAGGCGGGTACGGATCGATGCGAATTCTGCCTCAAATAGATTATCAAGCGATAAGGACACAACCTAAAATCTTGATGGGAATGAGTGACTTGACAGCGGTATCTATGGCGGTTCATCGCCACTGTTCGTTGGTGACACTTGCAGGTCCAATGCTTGCCGGACAAATTAGTGAGGTTCTGGATAGAGATTCTGAAGACTTCATGATTCGCGCCCTCACAGAACCTTTAGAATGTTTCGATATGATGGGGGAATTTAGTTCAGAATTGAAAATTTTACGAACCGGAAAAACCAAAGGCTATCTGCTTGGAGGTTGCCTTTCGGTTTTGGTTTCTTTGCTGGGAACCCCTTACTGTCCCAACTTTCTCAATAGTGTTTTATTTCTTGAAGATGTAAATGAACCAGCTTATAAGATAGACCGCATGCTCACCCAGATGAAACTCACCGGAATTTTTGGGTCCATCCGAGGCGTAATAATCGGGCATTTTTCAGGGAATGAATCGGAAGCTTCAAAAGCTGTAGCGGAGCGAATTGTGATGGAATACACTGAATATCGCCGGATTCCGGTAATTTCTAATTACCCCCATGGTCATGCTCTGCCCAATATTACCTTGCCGGTAGGCGCTCTCGTGGAATTTGAAGCGTCAGGGAGCCACGTGACCCTACGGTGCGTCTAA
- the murJ gene encoding murein biosynthesis integral membrane protein MurJ has protein sequence MKSPSTKNLVAAEKKLITKAAGIVGFWTSVSRVSGFIRDMIIAIFMGAGPGADAFFVAFRIPNLLRRLFAEGALSAAFVPTFVDTLQKNGREEGVKLARIAVTFSSVILCLISISGILFSPQIVSVIAPGFFDDQSKLDLTIQLTRIMFPYIFFISLVALISGVLNSLGRFAAPAAAPILLNISMISGVLILTKSAEWAPYYALAWAVTLAGILQLILQIPFLLSEGFSLKPDFHFGYPPLKRMGRLFVPAAIGGAVYQINVLVGTMLASLLPSGSVSWLYYADRLVELPLGVFAIALGSAVLPSMSRLAAAGDYKGLGESVSFSLRLIAFFTIPSSVALIVLREPIISVLFQHGRFARIDTVETAYALLWYSVGLWAFSGLKVVTQAFFSLKDTKTPLWISLGAVIVNLGAGLLLMGPMKHGGLALATSIAAALNFVILFVILIKRITWFETQEFVISIAKITASSFIMGTFLVFLMDFGSWAQGLTVKNLIILGMCELIGLVIYGMSAFLFKCEQIGSIRSILKR, from the coding sequence TTGAAATCCCCCTCAACTAAAAACCTCGTAGCCGCTGAAAAGAAACTCATTACAAAAGCAGCGGGGATAGTAGGATTCTGGACCAGCGTTAGCCGAGTCTCCGGATTTATCAGGGACATGATTATTGCCATCTTTATGGGCGCAGGCCCCGGGGCCGACGCGTTTTTCGTAGCTTTTCGAATCCCAAATCTACTTCGTCGCCTGTTCGCTGAAGGCGCCCTTTCCGCCGCGTTTGTGCCGACCTTTGTGGACACTCTACAGAAAAACGGCAGGGAGGAAGGAGTAAAGCTCGCCCGAATAGCCGTAACTTTTTCAAGTGTGATCCTTTGTCTAATTAGCATCTCAGGGATTCTATTCAGCCCACAAATTGTAAGTGTAATTGCTCCAGGTTTTTTTGACGATCAAAGTAAACTCGACCTAACAATTCAATTAACCAGAATAATGTTTCCGTATATTTTCTTTATTTCCCTTGTCGCTCTTATTTCTGGAGTATTGAACAGTCTTGGACGATTTGCCGCTCCAGCGGCCGCCCCGATTCTACTGAACATTTCCATGATTAGTGGAGTCCTTATTCTAACCAAATCAGCGGAATGGGCTCCGTACTACGCCCTGGCATGGGCTGTGACCCTGGCAGGGATCCTGCAATTAATCCTTCAAATACCTTTTCTGCTATCCGAAGGGTTTTCGCTCAAACCGGACTTCCATTTTGGATATCCACCATTGAAACGGATGGGTAGACTTTTTGTCCCGGCTGCGATCGGAGGCGCAGTATACCAGATCAACGTTTTGGTCGGGACAATGCTTGCGTCACTGTTGCCATCCGGTAGCGTTTCCTGGCTTTACTATGCTGACAGATTGGTGGAGTTGCCTTTGGGAGTGTTCGCTATCGCTCTGGGTTCCGCGGTTCTTCCGTCGATGTCCCGGCTCGCCGCTGCAGGCGATTATAAAGGCTTGGGGGAATCTGTTTCATTTTCCCTTCGCCTTATAGCGTTTTTCACAATCCCTTCTTCGGTGGCTCTGATAGTGCTGCGTGAGCCTATCATATCGGTGTTGTTTCAACATGGTCGTTTTGCCCGCATAGACACCGTTGAAACAGCGTATGCCCTATTATGGTACAGCGTTGGACTTTGGGCATTCTCGGGGCTCAAAGTGGTAACGCAGGCTTTTTTCTCATTGAAAGACACCAAGACCCCTTTATGGATTTCTTTAGGCGCTGTGATAGTAAACCTGGGGGCTGGACTGCTTCTCATGGGGCCCATGAAACATGGGGGGCTGGCGCTTGCTACTTCCATCGCTGCAGCGTTAAATTTTGTTATCCTTTTTGTCATCTTGATAAAAAGGATAACCTGGTTTGAAACTCAAGAATTCGTCATCTCAATCGCCAAGATTACGGCGTCCTCTTTTATAATGGGTACATTTCTGGTTTTTCTTATGGATTTTGGGTCTTGGGCTCAGGGATTGACCGTGAAGAACTTGATCATTTTGGGAATGTGCGAACTCATAGGTCTAGTAATTTATGGAATGTCAGCTTTCTTGTTCAAGTGTGAGCAGATAGGGTCAATCAGGTCGATATTAAAACGTTGA
- a CDS encoding MBL fold metallo-hydrolase, translated as MKIKFWGTRGSIASPGPDTVIFGGNTTCVEIITNSGCCAVIDAGTGIRVLGDSLLRRSQTRTIHLFMTHIHWDHLMGLPFFAPLFYPDFHIVVNGCKKCFEGVQKVFGSDYIDGTWPVCFQDLKARIDPPGDSPMAIITLDDVLVEPHRLQHPQGGLGFKFVENGKKFVFLTDNELSHDGWEGTRFKDFVNFCRDVDTLVHDCQYFPEESKSRHGWGHSDTDTVARLAVEAGVKKLLLFHHDPWRTDHGMEQIIGRCREELDRLNSGTLVDAAREGSTFSL; from the coding sequence ATGAAGATAAAATTTTGGGGAACCCGAGGTTCCATAGCTTCGCCAGGGCCGGACACAGTGATTTTCGGAGGTAACACAACTTGTGTTGAGATTATCACCAATTCAGGCTGCTGTGCCGTGATTGACGCAGGAACCGGAATAAGAGTCCTTGGTGATTCCTTGCTCAGGCGATCTCAAACAAGAACAATTCATCTATTTATGACCCATATTCATTGGGACCATCTGATGGGACTCCCTTTTTTCGCTCCTCTTTTTTATCCGGATTTCCATATCGTGGTCAATGGTTGCAAGAAGTGCTTTGAAGGCGTTCAGAAGGTTTTCGGTAGTGACTATATCGATGGAACATGGCCTGTTTGTTTTCAGGATCTCAAGGCGAGAATCGATCCTCCCGGCGATTCGCCTATGGCGATTATAACTCTGGACGATGTGCTGGTGGAGCCACACCGATTGCAACACCCTCAAGGTGGTTTAGGGTTTAAATTTGTTGAGAATGGCAAGAAATTTGTGTTTCTTACGGACAATGAACTTAGCCATGATGGCTGGGAAGGAACCCGATTCAAGGATTTTGTGAATTTTTGTCGTGATGTTGACACTCTGGTTCACGATTGCCAATATTTTCCCGAGGAATCCAAGAGTCGACATGGTTGGGGACATTCAGACACGGACACTGTGGCCAGATTGGCCGTTGAGGCAGGTGTGAAAAAACTTTTGCTTTTTCACCATGATCCTTGGCGCACCGACCACGGGATGGAGCAAATAATTGGAAGATGCAGGGAAGAGCTTGACCGACTTAATTCAGGAACCTTGGTGGACGCTGCTCGTGAAGGTTCAACATTTTCGTTATAA